The DNA segment GCTTCTGTTCTAATGGATTACGCACACTTGCCGACTGTTTAGCAGAATGATGCCAATCTTGAACGCGTTGAATAGTCGATTCCAGTGCTTTGATTTCCTTTTGCTTTTTTTCATATGCTCTTGCTTCTGTTTGGCGTTCCACATCGATAATTGATTGGTATTGACTATAATTACCTACAAATTTTCTTGTGCTATCCGGACTGACTTCAATAATATGACTGGCAGTTAAATCAATGAATCCTCGATGATGCGACACAAATAATAGACTACTATTACTACGGTTAATATATTTTACAACTTCATCTATCATTTCATGGTCTAAATGGTTAGTAGGTTCATCTAATAATATTAAACTGCGTTGCGAAATCATTGCTCTCACTAATGCTACTTTAGTTTGTTGTCCGCCACTCAATACAGATAATGTTTTATCTAAATCTTCCTCAGATAATGCAAATTGTTTAGCCACTCGTATAATACGTTCTTCAATTTCATAACCATTATGTTCAATATAATCTGAAATATATTCATAATCTGTTGTAATTTTACGCTTCAATTCAAACAACTTAGGATACCAAGACATAATGTAATCTAAAGCAGTAAATTCCTGAAATTGTGATAAATCTTGTTCCATTAAATAAGCTGTCTCTTCATATTTATTAAAAATGGAACGCAGTAATGTCGTCTTCCCTATACCGTTCTCACCTATCACTGCGATATGTTCCCCTGGTTCTACCTTAATATTAACGTGCTTTATCAGTTCTTTACCATATTTCTCGAAAGGTTTTTCTTCAAAATAAAATGACATACCTATTCCTCACTTTCGAAGATATGACATGTCATAAACGAACTCATTTATATTCTGTTATTTTATATAACACGGGCTTTTTAAGACATAGACATATCCCATAATTTATTTAATATATTGTTATTAATTAATTGTTTCTTATGAGTTATATCCATCGTCTTAATTTAAGCCACCTAACGTTTTAATTGGGTATATTATAACAGTGAGCAATATTTTACGCAACTTTCTTTTTGACTGTTATACTCTTTATATTATTAAAATAAGGAGAGTTAAGGACGAGATGAAACGTTTAAATCTTTCAGCATTAAATTTAGTACCTATTCGTGAAGGTCAAGAAGATAAAGATGCTATTGCTGATATGGTCACATTAGCTCAAAATTTAGAATCATTAAATTATCATCGTTATTGGATTGCAGAACATCATAACGCTCCAAACTTGGTAAGTTCTGCGACAGCACTATTAATTCAACATACTTTAGAGCATACAAATCATATTCGTGTAGGTTCAGGAGGCATTATGTTACCTAACCATGCCCCCCTCGTTGTAGCAGAACAATTCGGTACAATGGCCACGGTCTTTCCTAATCGTGTAGATCTAGGTTTAGGTAGAGCACCCGGCACAGATATGATAACGGCAAGCGCACTGAGAAGGGATCAACATAACGGTGTTTATGAATTCCCTGACGAAGTTGAACAATTAGCCACATATTTCGGACCTGCTAATCAACAGGCTTATGTACGTGCTTATCCTGCAATCGGTAAAAATGTACCTTTATATATATTAGGATCGTCTACTGATTCTGCTCATTTAGCTGCGAGAAAGGGATTACCTTATGTATTTGCAGGTCATTTTGCTCCACAACAAATGAAAGAAGCTATGGAAATATACAAAGAATTATTTGAACCTTCAGATGTATTAAGCGAGCCTTATATGATTGTTTGTTTAAATGCGATCGTCGCAGATACTGATGAACAAGCTCATTATTTAGCAACAACACAAGCTCAAGTGATGACGAGTATCACGCGAGGCAAAATGCAACCTGTCCAACCCCCTACTGATGATTTAAAAGGACTACTAACGCCTAGAGAATATGAAATGGCGCAAATGCGTATTCAACACTCACTCGTTGGATCAGAAGAAACAGTTAAACAAAAACTTAATCAA comes from the Staphylococcus hsinchuensis genome and includes:
- a CDS encoding LLM class flavin-dependent oxidoreductase, which translates into the protein MKRLNLSALNLVPIREGQEDKDAIADMVTLAQNLESLNYHRYWIAEHHNAPNLVSSATALLIQHTLEHTNHIRVGSGGIMLPNHAPLVVAEQFGTMATVFPNRVDLGLGRAPGTDMITASALRRDQHNGVYEFPDEVEQLATYFGPANQQAYVRAYPAIGKNVPLYILGSSTDSAHLAARKGLPYVFAGHFAPQQMKEAMEIYKELFEPSDVLSEPYMIVCLNAIVADTDEQAHYLATTQAQVMTSITRGKMQPVQPPTDDLKGLLTPREYEMAQMRIQHSLVGSEETVKQKLNQFIHDYGEIDELMAVSYIYDQTAQLESYKKLKNVVEQL